A single region of the Lycium barbarum isolate Lr01 chromosome 2, ASM1917538v2, whole genome shotgun sequence genome encodes:
- the LOC132627346 gene encoding uncharacterized protein LOC132627346 isoform X6 — protein MDFENMKRKELQALCKEHGIPANLTNLEMVNKLSSLLKVNDEKPLTRGRSCLKVLDDDRESDVVNRMVKKVKFSPDNEVIEFTRSAQVKRRGRRKSMLYKNDLNVGSDGLNNVGILDSPVGVTIEKKGAKRHVKDSVSSTNEGKGEVGVTTRRSLRTKEVVIQENEGVNDGLRTSRRVRSRKNGKESAEDMEELDKSTGEKGIDGAEKRDKKVTFVSECTKSETKAKETKRETRRKSMAHNQTLHVQNEEEVVEKPALVTRSRNLKPVEDNVGNKRNRTRGKEVIEISEELVCTEFVESSVEVVKDEVRVNTRRSQQNSVVEPSKKAMKRSGRVANKEKGAKLTDDISKDKMVTRGRTRNQSKVTVEASTSESGTKIVEPKEKLEVVLQLEEPAEVPVRRSDRRKSVFPLEKLRGDEVAAKEKRIFLNANDDEPRNKGTKEETQKVLKRSKRLATQDEDSILVKDDIAENIGLDRGRGNRGKSVGPSLEKVRSDEVAVVKEKRNLNANDDETRSKGTKEETQKALKRSKRLATQVEDSVLAKDDTTENEVLDRGRSNRRKSVVPSLEKERSDEVVVVKEKRNLSANDAEIRSKDTKEEPQKALKRSKRLATQVEDSVLVRDDIAENKVLDRGRSSRRKSVVPSLEKERSDEVVVVKEKRNLSANDAEIRSKDTKEEPQTVAKRSKRLAKQVEDPVLARDDISETKLEERRHSRRNAAKANVDTKTLDKSVQEETSVVREERRRSGRSAARHTLAAVSDEKKENGDNKLTMRNRTVIQETDSLKQSTSSSKASVEAAVVEKTSTARKKQQGRLKRSNVEVEVPMPEGMEIVKEPDNRHCIVSGSEGTMSFSRSSLNELKAVTDDVNIVLAGTKDEAPAELRTLADKLNEEGPIVDANASQSENNSTSECLPFSEAFNSNARPEENLVEELLQSDHKEPTSKDLCPSSVLADDAVPNDITSDKQEHGAITADNAEEFDTGLSNEVLDNCSLSQSDNMEENIASGTKDETAAELSTLDDKLNEEGPPIDTNASPSENNSTSKCLPFSDPFNSNAKPEENLVEELLLSEHEAPASKDLCPISVLADDAVPNDRTSDKQEHGAMAADSAEEFPTGLSNEVLDNCSLSQSDNMEEILDSGTKDKAAAESSTPADKLIEEGPLEDANASPSENNSASKYFPFGDPFNSSARPEENQVERLLHSDPEAPASRDLCSDDVTSDKQEQGEIAADDAEEFVAALSDEVLDNSLLRQSDNMEENLDSGFKEQPETIGAVIEGVTYGEQESEICPGSTLPDDAVPDDITSDQLEHDAIAADNTEEFDIGLSSEVLANCSVKQSDNMEENLDAGLKEKSETGCIVTEGVTYGEQESESKGLCPGSVFADDAVPNDITLDKLGHGAIAADNAEFGTGSSNEVLDNCSVNQSDNMEEKLDSDFKEQSETRCTVKVGVSYGEQALTVTDYAKEFDAGLSSNVPMEHVEAESGPMEAVYDRDAPTFTNHGEIHAEEYENLEEAASEKTVSSPIKAVPDLQVAEPGSFGDGIVSDVTTSKDGDEEKQGEELKILFATPCHISHSKEDKKASLDGDSREKGLNREWQVSPISGNDTSSLQSSVRDCGEHGQREYLKSLFATPFGSRSSKAEIATCIEINETSSQYKQSCPETENAASSAGNGLTPSVTPLKDTSKDEAGEDLKGLFATPSVVSQSVRGQHFLFQSQLSGEAMAAGEGLGRGLVEDKQGMSIITGEPGRTLFASPVSVKCTNQETTSTKDKYSQSHDMETSICSGVERNLDESEALSVGVDQAPETSHVTAFNYGDEYKQEDQLKLLFASPIITETLNQMDGTKRKTEDEKNLLSRNVQGLSHNKGFSVEKLKKTAECTDSKHSAEQIKVEKIIEFAECLKECSTLEEENNESHGNLLSATSTTNSTPLRNDEFSSQEIMIEETAECMKDSSALEAQNNEGQGNILSATSAKNMTPLHNDELSSQQPKIKETAECMKDSSALEEENNEGQGTMLFASSTENMTPLRDGEFSSQEPKTADVAMSGEIVRGTEMNTRHESWVQEIVDIQEHKIEETVVDRDLLLRNASRILEEGIYVEIVEESTSPVISKPTCDIEFPEHQMVPEINQSSPKNVKTSDAFSEGTEDHLKLLFAAPIKETSPSCSESLKPLDACNEENTEDHLKLQFATPIKGTSPSRLDEASSCQLKTAMVINEASVMVGKEPKLKGFEFSGEPLAVEIISGGFDSTKRSCFSKEIKDQSERGPLFPTSSKGTSPLQLEGSPGCEEDIFKDLDGDNTGDATLDWFHIDDGSVPIQAELETQKKNDSAHQFEPLREVTEDDAVAEGKKDDHLMASQESLEDRLINTREATKSVVVSDAVCQQRNILTDIETETITQESVRKTDDISVSAENGILEFDAESTALRSQEKIIITVEETKGDEVQKLEVRNISNAFLHNNIPDNDEYAKESSTVLPADKQFHFPEHYVIENVSSIKEFTSSANECQDVFKEGDFADQGDGLTIFESTERTSTIVNYSDLTTQIDLPGLFAGESGNITHSAFSEELQNESNQGKFSAAQQQDEDSFDKKEHESTQAVLSPSFKCHENISFIEEGLADEDTLISKQNNDLAEKKVPLTPAGVAKTSFAKHLNSTVKKKNARSVLIHGTPNKLSQIADMKENAPSVKGDVGTLTALRPEKRRALDILPRK, from the exons ATGGATTTTGAAAACATGAAAAGGAAAGAACTACAAGCACTATGCAAGGAACATGGAATTCCTGCAAATTTAACCAACTTAGAAATGGTTAACAAGCTTTCTTCACTTCTTAAG gtaaATGATGAAAAGCCCTTAACTCGAGGGCGATCATGTTTAAAGGTTTTAGATGATGATAGAGAGTCTGATGTTGTAAATAGGATGGTAAAGAAAGTGAAATTTAGTCCTGATAATGAAGTTATTGAGTTTACGCGATCCGCTCAAGTGAAAAGGAGAGGGAGAAGGAAGTCAATGTTGTATAAGAATGACTTGAATGTTGGTAGTGATGGGTTAAATAATGTAGGCATTTTGGATAGTCCAGTTGGTGTTACTATTGAGAAAAAGGGAGCGAAAAGGCATGTGAAAGATAGCGTAAGTTCAACGAATGAGGGTAAGGGTGAAGTTGGAGTTACTACAAGAAGATCTTTGAGGACCAAAGAAGTAGTTATACAAGAAAACGAGGGCGTAAATGATGGTTTACGGACGAGTAGGAGAGTAAGAAGTCGAAAAAATGGTAAAGAGAGTGCAGAAGATATGgaagaattggataaaagtacAGGTGAAAAGGGAATTGATGGGGCAGAGAAGAGGGACAAGAAAGTGACATTTGTTAGTGAGTGCACAAAGTCTGAAACAAAAGCCAAGGAGACGAAAAGAGAAACGAGAAGGAAATCGATGGCTCATAATCAGACCTTGCATGTTCAAAATGAGGAGGAGGTTGTGGAGAAGCCAGCTCTGGTAACAAGGTCTCGGAACTTGAAACCAGTTGAGGATAATGTTGGTAACAAAAGGAACCGGACAAGGGGTAAGGAAGTTATTGAGATAAGTGAGGAACTTGTTTGTACTGAATTTGTTGAATCTTCAGTTGAAGTTGTCAAAGATGAAGTCAGAGTAAACACAAGAAGGTCTCAGCAGAATAGTGTGGTGGAGCCATCCAAAAAGGCTATGAAGAGGTCTGGACGGGTAGCTAATAAGGAAAAGGGTGCAAAATTGACTGATGATATTTCAAAAGATAAGATGGTTACTAGGGGAAGGACTAGAAATCAGTCTAAAGTGACTGTAGAAGCTTCGACATCAGAAAGTGGAACTAAAATTGTTGAACCTAAGGAGAAACTTGAAGTGGTTCTTCAACTTGAAGAACCAGCAGAAGTTCCTGTTAGAAGAAGTGATAGGCGCAAATCTGTTTTTCCTTTGGAGAAATTGAGGGGTGATGAAGTTGCAGCCAAGGAGAAAAGAATTTTCTtaaatgctaatgatgatgagCCAAGGAATAAAGGTACAAAAGAAGAAACCCAGAAGGTATTGAAGCGATCAAAGAGGCTTGCTACACAAGATGAAGATTCAATATTGGTGAAAGATGATATTGCTGAAAATATAGGGCTTGATAGAGGCAGAGGAAATAGGGGCAAATCTGTTGGTCCTTCTTTGGAGAAAGTAAGAAGTGATGAGGTTGCTGTTGTAAAGGAGAAAAGAAACTTGAATGCTAATGATGACGAAACAAGGAGTAAAGGTACAAAAGAAGAAACCCAGAAGGCATTGAAGCGGTCAAAAAGGCTTGCTACACAGGTGGAAGATTCAGTACTGGCGAAAGATGATACCACTGAAAATGAAGTGCTTGATAGAGGCCGAAGTAATAGGCGCAAATCTGTTGTTCCTTCTTTGGAGAAAGAAAGAAGTGATGAAGTTGTGGTTGTAAAGGAAAAAAGAAACTTAAGTGCTAATGATGCTGAGATAAGGAGTAAAGATACAAAAGAAGAACCCCAGAAGGCATTGAAGCGGTCAAAAAGGCTTGCTACACAAGTGGAAGATTCAGTATTGGTGAGAGATGATATCGCTGAAAATAAAGTGCTTGATAGAGGCAGAAGTAGTAGGCGCAAATCTGTTGTTCCTTCTTTGGAGAAAGAAAGAAGTGATGAAGTTGTGGTTGTAAAGGAAAAAAGAAACTTAAGTGCTAATGATGCTGAGATAAGGAGTAAAGATACAAAAGAAGAACCCCAGACGGTAGCCAAGCGGTCAAAAAGGCTTGCTAAACAAGTGGAAGATCCTGTACTTGCAAGAGATGATATTTCTGAAACTAAATTAGAAGAGAGGAGACACTCTAGAAGGAATGCTGCTAAAGCAAATGTAGACACCAAGACGTTGGACAAATCAGTGCAAGAAGAAACTTCCGTGGTAAGAGAAGAGAGGAGACGTTCTGGAAGGAGTGCTGCTAGGCACACTCTTGCAGCAGTTTCAGATGAAAAGAAGGAAAATGGTGATAATAAGCTGACCATGAGAAACCGCACTGTTATTCAAGAAACAGATTCTTTGAAACAGTCCACGAGTAGCTCAAAAGCAAGTGTGGAGGCAGCAGTTGTTGAAAAGACTAGTACTGCCAGAAAGAAGCAGCAGGGTCGACTGAAGAGATCAAATGTGGAAGTAGAAGTTCCCATGCCTGAGGGCATGGAAATAGTCAAAGAACCAGACAATAGACATTGTATTGTCTCAGGTTCAGAAGGTACAATGAGCTTCTCAAGATCATCTCTAAATGAGCTTAAAGCTGTCACAGATGATGTCAATATAGTTCTCGCTGGAACCAAGGATGAagcacctgctgagttgagaaCCCTAGCTGACAAATTGAATGAGGAAGGACCAATTGTAGATGCAAATGCTTCTCAATCTGAAAATAACTCCACATCGGAATGTCTTCCATTCAGTGAAGCATTCAACTCCAACG CTAGACCCGAGGAGAACCTAGTTGAGGAGCTTTTGCAGTCTGACCACAAGGAGCCTACAAGCAAAGATCTATGTCCTAGTTCAGTTTTGGCTGATGATGCTGTTCCAAATGATATAACTTCTGACAAACAGGAGCATGGGGCAATTACAGCAGACAATGCTGAAGAATTCGACACAGGGTTATCTAATGAAGTTCTTGATAATTGTTCACTAAGCCAGAGTGATAATATGGAAGAGAACATTGCTTCTGGAACCAAGGATGAAACAGCTGCTGAGTTGAGCACCCTAGATGACAAATTGAATGAGGAAGGACCACCTATAGATACAAATGCTTCTCCATCTGAAAATAACTCCACATCAAAATGTCTTCCATTTAGTGATCCATTCAACTCTAACG CTAAACCCGAGGAGAACCTAGTTGAGGAACTTTTGCTGTCTGAACATGAGGCGCCTGCAAGCAAAGATCTATGTCCTATTTCAGTTTTGGCTGATGATGCTGTTCCAAATGACAGAACTTCTGATAAACAGGAACATGGTGCAATGGCAGCAGATAGTGCAGAAGAATTTCCCACAGGATTATCTAATGAAGTTCTTGATAATTGTTCACTAAGCCAAAGTGATAATATGGAGGAGATTCTTGATTCTGGAACCAAGGATAAAGCAGCTGCTGAGTCAAGCACCCCAGCTGACAAATTAATTGAGGAAGGACCACTTGAAGATGCAAATGCTTCTCCATCTGAAAATAATTCCGCATCCAAATACTTCCCATTCGGTGATCCATTCAACTCCAGCG CTAGACCCGAGGAGAACCAAGTTGAGAGACTTTTGCATTCTGATCCTGAGGCACCTGCAAGCAGAGATCTATGTTCAGATGATGTAACTTCTGACAAACAGGAGCAAGGTGAAATAGCAGCAGATGATGCAGAAGAATTTGTCGCAGCATTATCTGATGAAGTTCTTGATAATAGTTTACTAAGGCAGAGTGATAATATGGAAGAGAACCTTGATTCTGGCTTTAAAGAACAACCAGAGACTATAGGTGCTGTTATTGAAGGAGTAACTTATGGTGAACAGGAGTCCGAAATATGTCCTGGTTCTACTTTGCCTGATGATGCAGTTCCAGATGACATAACTTCTGACCAACTGGAGCATGACGCAATTGCGGCAGACAATACAGAAGAATTTGACATAGGATTGTCTAGTGAGGTTCTTGCTAATTGTTCAGTAAAGCAGAGTGATAATATGGAAGAGAACCTTGATGCTGGCTTAAAAGAAAAATCAGAGACTGGATGCATTGTTACTGAAGGAGTAACTTATGGTGAACAGGAGTCCGAAAGCAAAGGCTTATGTCCTGGTTCTGTTTTTGCTGACGATGCAGTTCCAAATGACATAACTTTGGACAAACTGGGGCACGGTGCAATTGCAGCAGATAATGCAGAATTTGGCACAGGATCATCTAATGAAGTTCTTGATAACTGTTCCGTAAACCAGAGTGATAATATGGAAGAGAAGCTTGATTCTGATTTTAAAGAACAATCAGAGACTCGATGTACTGTTAAGGTTGGAGTAAGTTATGGTGAACAAGCGCTAACTGTAACGGACTATGCAAAAGAGTTTGATGCGGGGTTGTCCAGTAATGTCCCCATGGAACACGTGGAAGCTGAATCTGGTCCTATGGAAGCTGTATATGATCGAGATGCACCTACCTTCACAAATCACGGTGAAATACATGCAGAAGAATATGAAAACCTGGAGGAAGCAGCTTCTGAGAAAACTGTTTCAAGTCCCATAAAAGCAGTTCCAGATCTTCAAG TTGCAGAACCTGGTAGTTTTGGTGATGGCATCGTATCAGATGTAACTACTTCAAAGGACGGTGATGAAGAGAAGCAAG GTGAAGAACTTAAAATATTGTTTGCCACTCCTTGTCATATTTCACATTCTAAAGAAGATAAGAAAGCTTCTTTGGATGGTGATTCAAGGGAAAAGGGTCTCAACAGAGAGTGGCAAG TTTCTCCCATTAGTGGTAATGATACATCAAGTCTCCAAAGTTCTGTCCGTGATTGTGGTGAACATGGCCAAA GAGAGTATTTGAAAAGTTTGTTTGCCACCCCATTTGGTAGTAGAAGCAGCAAGGCAGAAATAGCAACTTGTATCGAGATTAATGAGACAAGCAGTCAATACAAGCAAAGTTGCCCTGAAACTGAGAACG CTGCATCTTCTGCTGGCAATGGTTTGACACCATCTGTAACTCCTTTAAAGGACACATCTAAAGATGAAG CCGGGGAAGATCTAAAAGGTTTGTTTGCTACGCCCTCTGTTGTTTCACAATCTGTTAGAGGCCAGCATTTCCTTTTTCAAAGTCAATTGAGTGGAGAAGCAATGGCCGCGGGAGAAGGACTTGGCCGTGGTTTGGTTGAGGACAAGCAAG GGATGTCTATTATAACAGGGGAACCTGGAAGGACTTTATTTGCCTCACCCGTCTCTGTAAAATGCACTAACCAAGAGACTACTTCTACCAAAGATAAGTATAGCCAGAGTCATGATATGGAAACTTCTATTTGCAGTGGAGTAGAAAGAAACCTCGATGAATCTGAAGCTCTGTCTGTTGGAGTCGACCAAG CTCCTGAGACCTCACATGTCACTGCTTTCAACTATGGTGATGAATATAAGCAAG AAGATCAACTGAAGTTGCTGTTTGCTTCACCCATCATTACCGAGACTCTGAACCAAATGGATGGAACAAAAAGAAAGACAGAAGACGAGAAAAATCTTTTGTCTAGGAATGTTCAGGGGCTCTCTCATAACAAAGGTTTTTCAGTTGAGAAGCTCAAAAAAACTGCTGAGTGCACAGATTCTAAACATTCTGCAGAACAGATTAAAGTTGAAAAGATCATAGAATTTGCTGAATGCTTGAAAGAATGCAGTACTCTGGAAGAAGAGAACAATGAAAGTCATGGTAATCTGCTGTCTGCAACATCAACTACAAACTCGACTCCGTTGCGGAATGATGAGTTTTCTTCTCAAGAAATTATGATCGAAGAAACTGCTGAGTGCATGAAAGATTCCAGTGCTCTTGAAGCACAGAACAATGAAGGCCAGGGTAATATTCTGTCTGCAACATCAGCAAAAAACATGACTCCATTGCATAATGATGAGTTATCTTCTCAACAACCTAAGATCAAAGAAACTGCTGAGTGCATGAAAGATTCCAGTGCTCTTGAAGAAGAGAACAATGAAGGTCAGGGTACTATGCTTTTTGCATCGTCAACTGAAAACATGACTCCATTGCGGGATGGCGAGTTTTCTTCTCAAGAACCTAAGACAGCAGATGTTGCAATGTCTGGAGAAATAGTTAGAGGTACGGAGATGAATACGAGACATGAAAGCTGGGTTCAGGAAATTGTTGACATACAGGAACACAAAATTGAGGAAACAGTGGTTGACAGGgatttgttgctaagaaatgcCTCTAGAATTCTGGAAGAAGGCATTTATGTTGAAATTGTAGAAGAAAGTACTTCTCCTGTTATTTCAAAGCCTACATGTGATATTGAATTTCCTGAACATCAGATGGTGCCGGAGATCAATCAGAGCAGTCCCAAGAACGTCAAAACATCTGATGCTTTCAGTGAAGGTACTGAAGATCACTTGAAACTGCTGTTTGCTGCCCCAATCAAAGAAACAAGTCCCTCATGTTCTGAGTCCCTTAAACCATTGGATGCCTGTAATGAAGAGAACACTGAAGATCACCTGAAACTGCAGTTTGCTACCCCAATCAAAGGAACAAGTCCTTCCAGATTGGATGAAGCTTCTAGTTGTCAATTGAAGACAGCCATGGTTATCAATGAAGCTTCTGTAATGGTTGGTAAGGAGCCTAAGCTCAAAGGGTTTGAATTTTCTGGAGAACCACTAGCTGTCGAGATTATTAGCGGAGGTTTTGATAGCACAAAAAGATCTTGCTTCTCCAAAGAGATTAAAGACCAATCTGAAAGAGGGCCTCTGTTTCCTACATCATCAAAAGGTACAAGTCCACTGCAGTTGGAGGGAAGTCCTGGTTGTGAGGAAGATATCTTTAAGGATCTTGATGGTG ATAATACTGGTGACGCTACACTCGATTGGTTTCATATAGACGATGGCAGTGTTCCCATCCAGGCAGAACTGGAGACGCAGAAAA AAAATGATTCTGCCCATCAGTTCGAGCCCTTGCGTGAAGTCACCGAAGATGATGCTGTGGCTGAGGGGAAGAAAGATGATCATCTAATGGCGTCTCAAGAATCTCTAGAAGACAGGTTAATTAATACCAGGGAAGCAACAAAAagtgttgttgttagtgatgcaGTTTGCCAACAACGGAACATTCTAACTGACATTGAAACTGAGACCATAACTCAGGAGAGCGTAAGGAAGACCGATGATATTTCTGTTAGTGCTG AAAATGGAATTCTTGAATTTGATGCTGAATCCACTGCATTAAGAAGTCAGGAAAAGATCATCATCACAGTAGAAGAGACTAAGGGAGATGAAGTACAAAAACTAGAAGTGAGAAATATCAGTAACGCTTTCCTACACAACAACATTCCCGATAATGATGAATATGCAAAAGAAAGTTCAACCGTATTGCCTGCTGATAAGCAGTTCCACTTTCCAGAACATTATGTGATAGAAAATGTTTCGAGCATCAAGGAGTTTACTTCTTCCGCAAATGAATGCCAAGATGTTTTTAAGGAAGGTGATTTTGCTGATCAAGGGGATGGACTTACCATTTTTGAATCAACTGAGAGAACGTCTACGATTGTTAACTATTCAGATCTCACCACCCAAATCGACCTGCCTGGATTATTTGCAGGAGAGAGTGGAAATATAACCCATTCAGCATTTTCGGAAGAGCTTCAGAATGAAAGTAATCAGGGGAAGTTCAGTGCAGCTCAGCAACAGGATGAGGATTCTTTTGATAAAAAGGAGCATGAATCAACACAAGCAGTGTTATCACCCTCTTTTAAGTGTCATGAAAACATCAGCTTTATCGAGGAAG GCTTAGCTGATGAAGATACATTGATCTCTAAGCAAAATAATGACTTGGCTGAAAAGAAAGTACCATTAACCCCAGCAGGAGTAGCTAAAACTTCTTTTGCCAAGCACTTGAATTCTACTGTGAAGAAGAAGAATGCCAGAAGCGTTCTTATCCATGGAACCCCCAACAAACTATCCCAGATAGCTGACATGAAAGAAAATGCTCCAAGTGTTAAGGGAGATGTTGGCACTTTAACAGCATTAAGACCAGAAAAGAGGCGTGCTTTGGATATCCTCCCAaggaaatag